The Lycium barbarum isolate Lr01 chromosome 12, ASM1917538v2, whole genome shotgun sequence genome includes a region encoding these proteins:
- the LOC132622052 gene encoding protein PHLOEM PROTEIN 2-LIKE A9-like isoform X2 — protein sequence MHAVGSCMKFHIYIYLVVGYIVYPKALNIVWGNDERFWRLPKYENDGAELIQVNWLEVTGCIDNIVEKKSYDIGFTMSLMTDAFGWNDSPVYTGAELPGPEGCQATPLRRKITLYSRLAQARAMQFREKEKKLTKNLKDNETRDICTR from the exons ATGCATGCAGTTGGAAGTTGCATGAAATTTCATATCTATATATATCTGGTTGTT GGTTATATAGTATATCCCAAAGCTCTTAATATTGTTTGGGGAAACGATGAGCGCTTTTGGAGGTTACCCAAATACGA AAATGATGGTGCAGAACTTATACAAGTAAATTGGCTGGAGGTAACTGGTTGCATTGACAATATTGTAGAAAAGAAATCATACGACATTGGCTTTACAATGTCACTGATGACTGATGCGTTCGGTTGGAATGATTCACCGGTTTATACAGGGGCGGAGCTACCTGGTCCCGAGGGGTGTCAAGCGACaccccttcgccggaaaattacattgtatag TCGTTTGGCCCAAGCAAGAGCCATGCAGTTCAGAGAAAAGGAAAAGAAGTTGACGAAGAATCTAAAAGACAACGAGACTAGAGACATCTGCACACGGTAA
- the LOC132624451 gene encoding protein PHLOEM PROTEIN 2-LIKE A9-like, which produces MNETMNRNSKSHAAQRKGKEVDEESKRQRDLETSAHVIVEQTASKCHYLGNHTFCKTEKGYIVYPKALNIVWGNDERFWRLPKYENDVAELIQINWLEVTGCIDNIVEKKSHDIGFTMSLMTDAFGWNDSPVYIMAKWGDNAQWRKVNLTSEKDKKMIQKTITITKGKGNPDDKLCFGLYEVWNKTWKGGLKIHCVNLTERS; this is translated from the exons ATGAATGAAACTATG AATAGAAATAGCAAGAGCCATGCAGCTCAGAGAAAAGGAAAAGAAGTTGACGAAGAATCTAAAAGACAACGAGACCTAGAGACATCTGCACACG TTATTGTTGAA CAAACGGCTTCAAAATGTCACTATCTAGGCAATCACACATTCTGTAAAACAGAAAAG GGTTATATAGTATATCCCAAAGCTCTTAATATTGTTTGGGGAAACGATGAGCGCTTTTGGAGGTTACCAAAATACGA AAATGATGTTGCAGAACTTATACAAATAAATTGGCTGGAGGTAACTGGTTGCATTGACAATATTGTAGAAAAGAAATCACACGACATTGGCTTTACAATGTCATTGATGACTGATGCGTTCGGTTGGAATGACTCACCGGTTTATATTATGGCTAAATGGGGAGATAACGCTCAATGGAGAAAGGTGAATTTGACAAGTGAGAAGGACAAAAAGATGATACAAAAAACTATTACTATAACAAAAGGGAAGGGGAATCCTGATGATAAGCTTTGTTTTGGGTTGTATGAAGTTTGGAACAAAACGTGGAAAGGAGGTCTCAAAATTCATTGTGTAAACTTAACAGAGAGAAGCTAA
- the LOC132622052 gene encoding protein PHLOEM PROTEIN 2-LIKE A9-like isoform X1, with protein MASKCHYQGNHTFCKTKKGYIVYPKALNIVWGNDERFWRLPKYENDGAELIQVNWLEVTGCIDNIVEKKSYDIGFTMSLMTDAFGWNDSPVYTGAELPGPEGCQATPLRRKITLYSRLAQARAMQFREKEKKLTKNLKDNETRDICTR; from the exons ATGGCTTCAAAATGTCACTATCAAGGCAATCACACATTCTGTAAAACAAAAAAG GGTTATATAGTATATCCCAAAGCTCTTAATATTGTTTGGGGAAACGATGAGCGCTTTTGGAGGTTACCCAAATACGA AAATGATGGTGCAGAACTTATACAAGTAAATTGGCTGGAGGTAACTGGTTGCATTGACAATATTGTAGAAAAGAAATCATACGACATTGGCTTTACAATGTCACTGATGACTGATGCGTTCGGTTGGAATGATTCACCGGTTTATACAGGGGCGGAGCTACCTGGTCCCGAGGGGTGTCAAGCGACaccccttcgccggaaaattacattgtatag TCGTTTGGCCCAAGCAAGAGCCATGCAGTTCAGAGAAAAGGAAAAGAAGTTGACGAAGAATCTAAAAGACAACGAGACTAGAGACATCTGCACACGGTAA
- the LOC132622039 gene encoding protein PHLOEM PROTEIN 2-LIKE A9-like, producing the protein MASKYHYQGNHTFCKTEKGYIVYPKALNIVWGNDERFWRLPKYKNDGAELIQVNWLEVTGCIDNIVEKKSYDIGFTMSLMTGAFGWKDSPVYIMAKWGDNTQWRKVNLTSEKDKKMIQKTITITKGKGNPDDKLCFGLYEVWNKKWKGGLKIHCVNLTERS; encoded by the exons ATGGCTTCAAAATATCACTATCAAGGCAATCACACATTCTGTAAAACAGAAAAG GGTTATATAGTATATCCCAAAGCTCTTAATATTGTTTGGGGAAACGATGAGCGCTTTTGGAGGTTACCCAAATACAA AAATGATGGTGCAGAACTTATACAAGTAAATTGGCTGGAGGTAACTGGTTGCATTGACAATATTGTAGAAAAGAAATCATACGACATTGGCTTTACAATGTCACTGATGACTGGTGCGTTCGGTTGGAAAGATTCACCGGTTTATATTATGGCTAAATGGGGAGATAACACTCAATGGAGAAAGGTGAATTTGACAAGTGAGAAGGACAAAAAGATGATACAAAAAACTATTACAATAACAAAAGGGAAGGGGAATCCTGATGATAAGCTTTGTTTTGGGTTGTATGAAGTTTGGAACAAAAAGTGGAAAGGAGGTCTCAAAATTCATTGTGTAAACTTGACAGAGAGAAGCTAA